Proteins found in one Mucilaginibacter gracilis genomic segment:
- a CDS encoding L-threonylcarbamoyladenylate synthase translates to MLKDEVAKALKVLQNGGIILYPTDTIWGIGCDATNADAVKKIYTLKQRDETKSMIVLVDNDSKLQTYITEVPDIAYDLIEFNENPLTLVMPGARNIAANLIAADGSVGIRVARHQFCEQLIQRLRKPIVSTSANISGQASPKNFNAVSADIINGVDYVVDLEQHDLSEKKPSTIMRLEPDGRFEFIRK, encoded by the coding sequence ATGCTTAAAGACGAAGTTGCCAAAGCATTAAAAGTATTACAAAACGGAGGTATAATTTTGTACCCTACCGATACAATTTGGGGTATTGGTTGCGATGCCACCAATGCCGATGCCGTTAAAAAAATATACACTCTCAAACAGCGTGATGAAACCAAAAGCATGATTGTTTTGGTTGATAACGACAGTAAACTGCAAACTTACATTACCGAAGTGCCCGATATTGCCTACGATTTAATTGAGTTTAACGAAAACCCGCTAACCTTAGTAATGCCAGGCGCCCGCAACATAGCTGCTAATTTAATTGCCGCAGACGGTAGTGTAGGCATAAGAGTTGCCAGGCACCAGTTTTGCGAACAACTGATACAGCGTTTGCGCAAACCAATTGTGTCCACCTCGGCAAATATCAGCGGACAAGCTTCGCCAAAAAACTTCAATGCCGTATCGGCAGACATTATAAACGGTGTGGATTATGTGGTTGACCTGGAACAGCATGACCTTTCGGAAAAAAAGCCATCAACTATTATGAGACTCGAGCCCGACGGGCGTTTTGAGTTTATCCGTAAATAA
- a CDS encoding glycosyltransferase family 4 protein, with protein MRIGYEAKRAFLNTTGLGNYSRGVIKMMTLYYPHNIYFLYTPKTRPGKVNNFTTPLPATTTVTPTSKLFTALWRSIFVVKNLKRDGIELYHGLSHELPLGIHHSGIKSVVTIHDLIFMRFPQYFDFVSRKIYAAKIKYACKHADKIIAISEKTKADLIELLKVNPTKIETVYQDCDESFKVVQSPEKKNEIKLKYALPLNFLLTIGTIEERKNLLLAVKALTLLPINIQLVVVGKDTAYADEVKQYIKQHQLYHRVLFLSDVAFADLPAIYQLAQVFVYPSRYEGFGIPVLEALVSGTPVIAASGSCLEEAGGPDSLYVEPDDENDLARKINLILTDKVLRQTMVDKGLNYARKFDNKNLATQLLNLYKNVLNHA; from the coding sequence ATGCGTATAGGATACGAAGCCAAAAGAGCGTTTTTAAACACAACCGGCCTGGGTAATTATAGCCGGGGTGTTATCAAAATGATGACTTTGTACTACCCCCACAATATTTATTTCTTATACACTCCTAAAACAAGGCCGGGCAAAGTAAACAATTTTACCACACCACTACCGGCAACTACCACCGTAACACCTACAAGTAAACTATTTACGGCACTATGGCGAAGTATATTTGTGGTGAAAAACCTTAAACGAGATGGTATTGAATTGTATCATGGCTTAAGCCATGAGTTGCCGCTGGGTATTCATCACAGCGGTATTAAATCGGTAGTAACCATACACGACCTCATCTTTATGCGTTTTCCGCAGTATTTTGATTTTGTTAGCCGTAAAATTTATGCTGCAAAAATAAAATATGCCTGCAAACATGCCGATAAGATCATCGCGATAAGCGAGAAAACAAAGGCCGACCTGATAGAGCTTTTAAAAGTTAACCCGACTAAAATTGAAACCGTTTATCAGGATTGCGACGAGAGCTTTAAAGTTGTACAAAGCCCGGAGAAAAAAAACGAGATCAAACTAAAGTATGCGTTGCCGCTAAATTTTTTGCTTACGATAGGCACTATTGAAGAACGTAAAAACTTATTGCTGGCTGTAAAAGCATTAACGCTGCTACCAATTAACATCCAACTGGTAGTTGTTGGCAAGGATACTGCTTATGCCGATGAAGTTAAGCAATATATTAAACAACATCAGCTTTACCATCGGGTACTATTCCTGAGCGATGTTGCTTTTGCAGATTTGCCGGCTATTTACCAGTTGGCGCAGGTATTTGTTTATCCTTCGCGTTATGAAGGCTTTGGGATACCCGTTCTGGAAGCCTTGGTTTCGGGCACACCTGTTATTGCCGCCAGCGGTTCGTGCCTTGAAGAAGCAGGCGGCCCGGATAGTTTATATGTTGAGCCGGATGACGAAAATGATTTGGCACGAAAGATAAACTTAATCCTGACAGACAAGGTACTGCGACAAACCATGGTAGATAAGGGCCTGAATTATGCACGCAAGTTTGATAACAAAAACCTGGCTACCCAATTATTAAACCTTTACAAAAATGTATTAAACCATGCTTAA
- a CDS encoding 2,3,4,5-tetrahydropyridine-2,6-dicarboxylate N-succinyltransferase, with product MQDLKKLIEDAWVDRNLLTFKEYTEAIETVIQRLDRGELRVAEMIGSRWHVNEWIKKAVILYFPICEMEEIKVGPFVFHDKMKLKTNYKQLGVRVVPHGIARYGAFLAKGVIMMPSYVNIGAYVDEGTMVDTWATVGSCAQIGKHVHLSGGVGIGGVLEPVQGAPVIIEDNCFLGSRAIVVEGVHLEREVVLGANVVLTASTKIIDVTQDPPVEYKSFVPARSVVIPGSYPKKFPGGEYHVPCALIIGKRKESTDKKTSLNNALRENNVAV from the coding sequence ATGCAAGACCTTAAAAAATTAATTGAAGACGCCTGGGTTGACAGGAATTTGCTCACTTTTAAAGAATATACCGAAGCTATTGAAACCGTTATACAGCGCCTTGACAGGGGCGAGCTGCGCGTTGCCGAAATGATTGGCAGCCGCTGGCACGTTAACGAATGGATAAAAAAAGCAGTGATATTATACTTCCCTATTTGCGAAATGGAAGAAATAAAGGTTGGCCCATTTGTTTTTCATGATAAAATGAAGTTAAAAACCAATTACAAGCAATTGGGCGTGCGCGTTGTACCACATGGCATTGCCCGTTATGGTGCGTTTTTGGCTAAAGGCGTTATCATGATGCCATCGTACGTTAATATTGGTGCGTATGTTGATGAAGGCACTATGGTTGATACCTGGGCAACTGTAGGGTCGTGCGCGCAAATTGGTAAACATGTACACCTAAGCGGCGGTGTTGGTATAGGCGGGGTTTTAGAACCTGTACAAGGTGCGCCTGTTATTATTGAAGATAATTGCTTTTTGGGCTCGCGCGCTATTGTTGTAGAAGGCGTGCATTTAGAACGCGAAGTGGTTTTAGGAGCCAATGTTGTTTTAACGGCTTCAACCAAAATTATTGATGTAACGCAAGACCCACCTGTTGAATATAAAAGCTTTGTTCCGGCGCGATCGGTAGTTATACCAGGATCGTACCCTAAAAAATTTCCCGGAGGCGAATACCATGTTCCCTGCGCATTAATTATTGGTAAGCGTAAAGAGTCTACCGATAAAAAAACATCATTAAACAATGCTCTGCGCGAAAACAACGTAGCGGTATAA
- a CDS encoding RNA-binding S4 domain-containing protein, giving the protein MAEKEKLRIDKYLWAIRAFKTRTLAADACKAGRVKLNGNNIKPSHEVHIDEIYQITKGADRKTIKVTGLLETRVDAKKAVGFYEDITPVEQTQAFKTMFHAPMLSRDRGAGRPTKKDRREIDDLKDDFFE; this is encoded by the coding sequence ATGGCTGAAAAAGAAAAACTCCGCATTGATAAATACTTATGGGCAATTAGGGCATTTAAAACGCGTACGCTTGCCGCGGATGCCTGCAAGGCGGGCCGGGTTAAACTAAACGGAAATAATATAAAGCCCTCGCACGAAGTGCATATTGATGAAATTTACCAGATAACAAAAGGTGCCGACCGGAAGACGATAAAGGTAACGGGCTTGTTGGAAACCAGGGTTGATGCTAAAAAGGCAGTAGGCTTTTATGAAGACATTACACCTGTTGAGCAAACGCAGGCGTTTAAAACCATGTTTCATGCGCCCATGTTGAGCCGCGACAGGGGCGCGGGGCGGCCCACAAAAAAAGATAGGCGGGAGATAGACGACCTTAAAGACGATTTTTTTGAGTAA
- the porK gene encoding T9SS ring complex lipoprotein PorK/GldK: MSANYRKIAIILGSALFCACKTSKIIYEVPTDVRPYTGKTLTAPPGMIYIPAGTIYESSTIKDSINADTSTRRVSLSSFFMDMTEVSNKQYRKFVDWVADSVAVTTYLKNDPKFFYNAKLKSKTASAKGAKADSVARMINWRNIDINGKVPFWQSHSEKFPGLVSMVNGRKTLNKDMLKFAYTHVQAGGPNAGKSVTDTIKIMPDNNVWQEDFPNSQSDFLVNNYFQLKGFDNYPVVGVTWKQARAYTGWRNIISASTLDRSLVELGLSFSLPTEAQWEYAASGGEQNMENATGNVQSKDQNVVPSYIQKKTKKILPIANFKQGEGDYTRDGAIQTVPVKSYAPNVFGLYNMAGNVAEWALDAYSPSAFEFVEDRDPVLLLDATDEDADVMKRKVVRGGSWKDNATDLNTATRNYEVQNVAHSYIGFRCTMAAPDLITEQVGTRKYLAPKKDKNAKVKASGK, encoded by the coding sequence ATGAGTGCAAATTATAGAAAGATAGCCATTATTCTTGGATCGGCATTGTTTTGTGCGTGTAAAACGTCAAAAATCATATATGAGGTACCAACTGATGTAAGGCCGTACACGGGTAAAACCCTTACCGCCCCTCCGGGCATGATCTATATTCCGGCAGGTACCATATACGAAAGCAGCACCATAAAAGATTCTATAAACGCCGATACCAGCACGCGCCGGGTGAGCTTAAGTTCCTTTTTTATGGATATGACCGAAGTAAGCAACAAACAATACCGCAAATTTGTGGATTGGGTTGCCGATTCTGTTGCTGTGACCACCTATTTAAAAAACGATCCCAAATTCTTTTATAACGCCAAGCTGAAAAGCAAAACCGCCAGTGCTAAGGGTGCTAAGGCCGATTCGGTTGCCCGGATGATTAACTGGCGCAATATCGATATCAATGGTAAGGTTCCGTTCTGGCAGTCGCACAGCGAAAAATTCCCCGGCCTGGTATCTATGGTTAACGGAAGGAAAACGCTGAACAAGGATATGCTCAAATTTGCTTATACACATGTGCAGGCAGGCGGGCCCAATGCAGGCAAATCAGTAACCGATACCATCAAGATAATGCCCGATAATAACGTTTGGCAGGAAGATTTCCCGAATTCACAGTCAGACTTTTTGGTGAATAACTATTTCCAGTTGAAAGGCTTTGATAATTACCCCGTTGTTGGTGTAACCTGGAAACAGGCCCGTGCCTATACCGGCTGGAGAAATATCATCAGTGCCAGCACCCTGGACAGGAGTTTGGTAGAACTGGGCCTTTCGTTCAGTTTGCCTACCGAGGCCCAGTGGGAATATGCAGCATCGGGCGGTGAGCAAAACATGGAAAATGCAACAGGCAACGTTCAGTCCAAAGATCAGAACGTGGTACCGTCATACATCCAGAAGAAAACAAAAAAGATATTACCGATAGCCAACTTTAAACAGGGCGAAGGTGATTATACCCGGGATGGAGCCATCCAAACGGTACCGGTAAAATCATACGCGCCAAACGTGTTCGGCCTGTATAACATGGCCGGTAACGTAGCCGAGTGGGCCCTTGATGCCTACAGCCCTTCGGCTTTTGAATTTGTTGAAGACCGCGACCCGGTATTGTTACTGGATGCAACAGATGAGGATGCCGACGTGATGAAACGTAAAGTAGTAAGAGGCGGATCATGGAAAGATAATGCAACCGACCTGAATACGGCAACCCGTAATTACGAAGTACAGAATGTGGCCCACTCTTACATCGGCTTCAGGTGTACGATGGCAGCTCCGGATCTGATTACCGAACAGGTAGGAACCCGGAAATACCTTGCTCCCAAAAAGGACAAGAACGCCAAAGTAAAGGCAAGCGGAAAATAG
- the porN gene encoding type IX secretion system ring subunit PorN/GldN: MKKKFIIVLFITLAASLTLMAQTKKKKAKARTTAKRTIHTVRTKPKPKPVDTTAKAAVNPVVVLPANNKIDTIRSVPDSGDGYLKSIVLTKARPFPIFEPSPNNIKYYHQYKRDISFKDARNAKFNTTGATLIEAILQGVKDHIITAYDPTAVTKINPTGDAFTIPMTYNQLMGHLVDTALVDQLDKDGNKIGSVKQLNDFSPDKVVGYRIKEDVYYDKQRAKVETHIVGIAPLITLKLSNGDTVGTQPVCWLRYSQCRIVFAKMDVSDPDHNMFDVSMDDMFLQRQFNSVIVEESNPKGNRIKDYMKTPEDQAKEAARIEKKLADYKKNMWNYRTDITAVSVPDKTKTTKPKKTTNDNNTGTPVKQ, from the coding sequence ATGAAAAAGAAATTTATTATTGTTTTGTTTATTACATTAGCGGCAAGCTTAACCCTGATGGCCCAAACCAAAAAGAAAAAAGCAAAGGCCCGTACCACGGCTAAAAGAACAATTCACACGGTAAGAACAAAACCCAAACCAAAACCGGTTGATACTACAGCAAAAGCTGCAGTTAACCCCGTGGTTGTTTTGCCGGCAAACAATAAGATAGACACCATCAGGTCGGTGCCTGATAGCGGCGACGGGTATTTGAAAAGTATTGTGCTAACCAAGGCCAGGCCCTTCCCTATATTTGAGCCAAGCCCCAATAACATCAAATACTATCACCAGTATAAACGCGATATCAGCTTTAAAGATGCCCGTAATGCCAAGTTTAATACCACAGGCGCCACCCTCATCGAAGCTATTTTACAGGGCGTTAAAGATCACATCATCACAGCTTATGACCCTACTGCCGTAACCAAAATTAACCCTACAGGTGATGCATTTACCATCCCGATGACGTATAACCAGCTGATGGGCCATTTGGTAGATACCGCACTGGTTGACCAACTGGATAAGGATGGTAACAAGATAGGCAGCGTAAAGCAACTGAATGATTTCAGTCCGGATAAAGTGGTAGGTTACCGCATTAAAGAAGATGTTTACTACGATAAACAACGGGCCAAGGTAGAAACCCATATTGTAGGTATTGCACCCCTAATTACCCTGAAACTATCAAACGGAGATACCGTGGGTACACAGCCGGTATGCTGGTTGCGCTACAGCCAGTGCCGTATTGTATTTGCCAAAATGGACGTATCAGACCCGGACCACAATATGTTTGACGTGAGTATGGATGATATGTTCCTGCAGCGCCAGTTCAACAGTGTAATTGTTGAGGAATCTAATCCGAAAGGCAACCGCATTAAGGACTACATGAAAACCCCGGAAGACCAGGCTAAAGAAGCGGCCCGTATAGAAAAGAAACTGGCCGATTACAAGAAAAACATGTGGAACTACCGCACCGATATTACTGCCGTTTCGGTACCCGATAAAACCAAAACTACCAAACCTAAAAAAACAACTAATGACAATAACACTGGTACGCCTGTGAAGCAATAA
- a CDS encoding nucleoside deaminase, whose translation MDNKEHEKFMRMAIELSEHNVRQGQGGPFGAVIVKNGMVIARSANKVVPQNDPTAHAEVSAIRLACQELETFVLEGCVIYTSCEPCPMCLGAIYWARIDKIYYANNKVDAAAIGFDDKFIYEEIACEMTDRKLPIVQLLRDEAQGAFKLWEISESKTEY comes from the coding sequence ATGGACAACAAAGAGCACGAAAAATTTATGCGGATGGCCATAGAGCTATCTGAACACAATGTGAGGCAGGGACAAGGGGGCCCCTTTGGAGCTGTTATTGTAAAAAACGGAATGGTTATAGCGCGCAGCGCCAACAAAGTTGTTCCGCAAAACGACCCTACGGCGCATGCCGAGGTATCGGCAATACGTTTAGCCTGCCAGGAACTGGAAACCTTTGTTTTGGAAGGATGTGTAATTTATACCAGTTGCGAACCTTGCCCCATGTGCCTGGGTGCTATTTATTGGGCCCGGATAGACAAAATATATTACGCAAACAACAAAGTTGACGCAGCCGCAATAGGTTTTGATGATAAATTTATTTACGAGGAAATTGCCTGCGAAATGACCGACAGGAAGTTACCAATAGTTCAGCTCCTTCGCGATGAGGCTCAGGGTGCTTTTAAACTATGGGAAATATCTGAGAGTAAAACAGAGTATTAA
- a CDS encoding OmpH family outer membrane protein: MKTSVSKLIKTSLAVAIVATVVACNPTKTDTSKPATATAVPEKAEIVYVNSDTLVHNYEYAKDMAKRLQDKGKSANDDVISKKQAFQREVGDYQKGAQTMSADQRASTEQRLGRKQQELQTYEQNANAQFQNESASEQSKLYDKIADFAKQYAKEKGYKLVLTYSKANPTVLFGDPSLDVTQDVVKRLNDLYAKDKK, from the coding sequence ATGAAAACCTCAGTTTCCAAATTAATTAAAACAAGCCTTGCCGTAGCAATAGTGGCTACCGTAGTGGCATGTAACCCAACTAAAACAGACACAAGCAAACCAGCAACCGCCACCGCAGTGCCCGAAAAAGCTGAGATAGTATATGTGAACTCGGATACGCTGGTACATAACTATGAATATGCCAAGGATATGGCTAAACGTTTGCAGGATAAAGGAAAATCGGCAAATGACGACGTGATTTCAAAAAAACAAGCCTTTCAACGTGAAGTTGGTGATTACCAAAAAGGTGCGCAAACCATGAGTGCCGACCAAAGAGCATCCACCGAGCAACGTTTGGGCCGTAAACAACAAGAATTACAAACATATGAGCAAAATGCTAATGCTCAATTCCAAAACGAAAGTGCATCAGAACAAAGCAAACTTTATGATAAGATTGCTGATTTTGCAAAACAATATGCTAAAGAAAAAGGTTATAAATTAGTTTTAACTTATTCGAAAGCAAACCCTACAGTTTTATTTGGCGACCCAAGCCTGGATGTAACCCAGGACGTTGTAAAAAGACTGAATGATTTATACGCAAAAGACAAGAAATAA